A section of the Rossellomorea marisflavi genome encodes:
- a CDS encoding EscU/YscU/HrcU family type III secretion system export apparatus switch protein: protein MSREQKRKAAVALGYDRTIDGSPRVMAKGNGLIAEEILRRAVEHDIPVQEDETLVGLLGQLDINESIPEELYGAVAEVFAFIYRVDKSFHEEK from the coding sequence ATGAGCAGGGAACAAAAGCGTAAAGCGGCAGTAGCGCTTGGATATGACCGTACTATCGACGGGTCTCCCCGTGTCATGGCCAAGGGGAATGGCCTGATTGCCGAAGAGATCCTCAGGAGGGCTGTAGAGCATGACATCCCTGTTCAGGAGGATGAAACGCTGGTAGGTCTCTTGGGACAGCTTGATATCAATGAGTCGATACCTGAGGAGCTTTACGGGGCGGTTGCCGAGGTGTTCGCCTTCATTTATCGCGTGGATAAATCATTCCACGAAGAGAAGTAA
- the sucC gene encoding ADP-forming succinate--CoA ligase subunit beta — protein sequence MNIHEYQGKEILRNNGVSVPNGKVAFTADEAVEAAKTLESSVYVVKAQIHAGGRGKAGGVKIAKSLDDVRTYADELLGKTLVTHQTGPEGKEVKRLLIEEGCDIKKEYYVGLVLDRATSQVVLMASEEGGTEIEEVAEQTPEKIFKEYIDPVVGLTGFQARRIAFNINIPKELVGKAAKFMLGLYQVYLEKDASIVEINPLVVTGDGNVMALDAKFNFDSNALYRQKDVLALRDLEEEDAKEIEASKYDLSYISLDGNIGCMVNGAGLAMATMDIVKHYGGDPANFLDVGGGATAEKVTEAFKIILSDENVKGIFVNIFGGIMKCDVIATGVVEAAKQIGLDVPLVVRLEGTNVDLGKEILNQSGLNIIAAESMADGAQKIVEQVG from the coding sequence ATGAATATCCATGAATATCAAGGTAAAGAAATCCTCAGAAATAACGGGGTATCCGTGCCAAACGGTAAAGTGGCCTTCACTGCCGATGAAGCGGTTGAAGCTGCAAAGACACTCGAATCAAGTGTGTATGTAGTAAAAGCTCAGATCCATGCAGGCGGCCGCGGAAAAGCGGGCGGAGTCAAAATAGCGAAAAGCTTGGATGATGTTCGTACATATGCCGATGAACTTCTAGGAAAAACATTGGTGACACACCAAACAGGTCCTGAAGGGAAGGAAGTAAAGCGCTTACTTATCGAAGAAGGCTGCGACATCAAAAAAGAATATTATGTCGGTCTTGTTCTTGATCGTGCAACTTCTCAAGTCGTGCTCATGGCATCTGAAGAAGGCGGTACAGAGATCGAGGAAGTAGCGGAACAAACACCTGAAAAAATCTTCAAAGAGTACATCGATCCGGTAGTGGGTCTTACTGGTTTCCAGGCAAGACGCATTGCATTCAACATCAATATCCCGAAGGAATTGGTCGGTAAAGCAGCCAAGTTCATGCTCGGGCTTTATCAGGTGTACCTTGAAAAAGACGCTTCCATTGTAGAAATCAACCCTCTGGTTGTTACGGGTGACGGCAATGTGATGGCGCTAGATGCAAAATTCAACTTCGATTCCAATGCTCTATATCGTCAAAAAGACGTCCTTGCACTTCGTGACTTGGAAGAAGAAGACGCAAAAGAAATCGAAGCATCGAAATATGATTTAAGCTATATCTCCCTTGATGGAAATATCGGCTGCATGGTCAATGGAGCTGGACTTGCCATGGCCACAATGGATATCGTCAAGCATTATGGTGGAGATCCCGCCAACTTCCTTGATGTTGGGGGCGGCGCAACGGCAGAGAAAGTAACCGAAGCCTTCAAAATCATCCTTTCCGATGAGAACGTAAAAGGGATTTTCGTCAATATCTTCGGAGGAATCATGAAGTGTGACGTCATTGCAACTGGTGTCGTGGAAGCGGCAAAACAAATCGGCCTGGACGTTCCACTTGTTGTACGTCTTGAAGGTACGAACGTAGACCTCGGTAAAGAAATCCTGAATCAATCAGGCTTGAATATCATTGCAGCCGAATCAATGGCTGACGGCGCACAAAAAATCGTTGAGCAAGTAGGCTGA
- the sucD gene encoding succinate--CoA ligase subunit alpha, translating to MSVFINKDTKVIVQGITGSTALFHTKQMLEYGTQIVAGVTPGKGGTEVEGVPVFNTVEEAKKATNANASVIYVPAPFAADAILEAVDAELDLAICITEHIPVLDMVKVKRYMEGKKTRLVGPNCPGVITPDECKIGIMPGYIHTKGHVGVVSRSGTLTYEAVHQLSQAGIGQTTAVGIGGDPVNGTDFIDVLKAFNEDEETYAVIMIGEIGGTAEEEAAEWVKANMTKPVVGFIGGRTAPPGKRMGHAGAIISGGKGTADEKIRVMNECGIEVSPTPSEMGETLISVLKDKGIYDKCKTH from the coding sequence ATGAGCGTATTTATTAATAAAGATACAAAAGTCATCGTACAGGGAATTACCGGTTCAACAGCGCTTTTCCACACGAAGCAAATGCTTGAGTACGGTACTCAGATCGTAGCTGGTGTGACTCCTGGTAAAGGCGGAACAGAAGTCGAAGGCGTGCCTGTATTCAATACAGTCGAAGAAGCGAAAAAGGCAACCAATGCCAATGCTTCTGTCATTTATGTTCCTGCCCCGTTCGCGGCGGACGCGATCCTCGAAGCGGTCGATGCTGAACTGGATCTTGCCATCTGTATCACAGAGCATATCCCGGTACTTGATATGGTGAAGGTGAAACGTTATATGGAAGGCAAGAAGACCCGTCTTGTCGGCCCTAACTGTCCTGGTGTCATCACTCCGGATGAATGTAAAATCGGTATCATGCCTGGATATATTCATACAAAAGGTCACGTCGGTGTGGTATCCCGCTCCGGTACATTGACGTATGAGGCGGTTCATCAGCTGTCACAGGCCGGAATCGGTCAGACGACGGCAGTCGGTATCGGAGGAGACCCCGTCAATGGAACGGACTTCATCGATGTGTTGAAAGCCTTCAATGAAGACGAAGAAACGTATGCTGTCATCATGATCGGTGAGATTGGTGGAACGGCAGAAGAAGAAGCGGCTGAGTGGGTCAAGGCGAATATGACCAAACCGGTCGTCGGATTCATCGGTGGACGCACTGCACCTCCAGGAAAGCGTATGGGACATGCAGGGGCAATCATTTCAGGTGGTAAAGGGACAGCTGACGAAAAGATCCGCGTCATGAATGAGTGCGGGATCGAAGTGTCGCCGACTCCTTCCGAGATGGGTGAAACCCTCATATCCGTACTGAAGGACAAAGGCATCTACGATAAATGTAAAACTCATTAA
- the dprA gene encoding DNA-processing protein DprA, whose product MKLISSLQAPTSVLPHISALQLILSISIEKASKLHKEFHSIPFTKLKLHYADKGIKWFTIADEGYPDLLKEVYDPPLLLFCKGDTELMHAPMKLAIIGARKCTPYTGKVLSHLIPSLTQHRVTIISGLARGADTIAHETSIRSGGKTIGVIAGGFDNIYPKENVPLANHMMDHHLMISEFPPHTRPEKWQFPLRNRIISGLSHAVLVTEAQRKSGTYSTADYALNEGRDVFCIPGPLFAPMSEGTNSLIQEGAKMVVSAEDILVELARM is encoded by the coding sequence TTGAAGCTTATTTCATCACTGCAAGCCCCCACATCAGTCCTCCCCCACATTTCCGCACTCCAACTGATACTCTCCATCTCCATTGAAAAAGCATCTAAACTCCATAAAGAATTTCATTCCATCCCTTTTACCAAACTCAAGCTGCACTATGCAGATAAAGGGATAAAGTGGTTCACAATTGCCGATGAAGGGTATCCTGATCTGCTCAAGGAGGTCTATGATCCGCCCCTGCTCCTATTCTGTAAGGGGGATACCGAGCTCATGCACGCTCCTATGAAACTAGCTATCATCGGGGCTAGAAAATGCACACCCTACACTGGGAAAGTCCTCTCCCATCTCATTCCATCCCTTACTCAACACCGCGTGACGATCATATCCGGGCTTGCCCGGGGTGCCGATACGATTGCTCATGAAACATCAATCCGAAGCGGTGGAAAAACCATCGGAGTCATTGCCGGGGGGTTCGATAATATTTATCCGAAAGAAAATGTGCCCCTAGCGAATCACATGATGGATCACCATCTCATGATCAGTGAATTCCCTCCCCATACAAGACCTGAAAAATGGCAGTTCCCACTACGAAATCGGATCATCAGCGGCTTGAGCCATGCCGTATTGGTGACGGAGGCACAGCGGAAGAGTGGTACCTATAGTACGGCAGACTATGCACTGAATGAGGGGAGAGATGTATTCTGCATCCCCGGGCCCCTATTCGCACCCATGTCCGAAGGGACGAACAGCCTCATCCAGGAGGGTGCCAAAATGGTGGTTTCAGCTGAAGATATTCTTGTAGAATTGGCTCGAATGTGA
- the topA gene encoding type I DNA topoisomerase, which translates to MADYLVIVESPAKAKTIERYLGKKYKVRASMGHIRDLPKSQMGVDVENEFEPKYITIRGKGPVLKELKTAAKKVKKIYLAADPDREGEAIAWHLAHSLDLDVASDCRVVFNEITKDAIKESFKHPRAINMDLVDAQQARRILDRLVGYNISPLLWKKVKKGLSAGRVQSVAVRLIIDRENEIKEFTPEEYWSIDAQFKKGKDIFSAAFYGIDGKKVELKNEDEVKDVLSQMKGKSFSVDKVTKKERKRNPAPPFTTSSLQQEAARKLNFRAKKTMMLAQQLYEGIEMGGKEGTVGFITYMRTDSTRISEVAQKEAGEYITGKYGEEFLKTSPRKDKKQQKAQDAHEAIRPTSTLRDPSSVKEFLSRDQHRLYKLIWERFISSEMAPAVMDTMSVDLVNGGVFFRATGSKVKFPGFMKVYVEGSDDQKEEKDNILPALKEGDKVTSEAIDPNQHFTQPPPRYTEARLVKTLEELGIGRPSTYAPTLDTIQRRGYVSLDNKRFIPTELGEIVLELVREFFPDIIDVEFTANMEKSLDNIEEGNEKWEKIIEHFYKDFEKHLEIAENEMEKVEIRDEPAGEDCEECGHPMVFKMGRYGKFMACSNFPDCRNTKPIVKEIGVKCPKCEKGNIIERKSKKKRIFYGCDQYPECDFLSWDKPIERKCPKCSEMLVEKKLKKGNQIQCVNCDYKEEEQK; encoded by the coding sequence ATGGCAGATTATTTGGTAATCGTAGAATCGCCAGCGAAGGCAAAAACAATTGAGCGTTACTTAGGAAAAAAATATAAAGTACGTGCATCCATGGGGCATATCAGGGATTTGCCGAAGTCCCAGATGGGTGTCGACGTTGAAAATGAATTCGAACCGAAATATATTACAATCCGCGGGAAAGGCCCCGTGTTGAAAGAACTGAAAACAGCCGCAAAAAAAGTGAAGAAAATCTATCTCGCGGCTGACCCCGACAGGGAAGGGGAAGCCATAGCCTGGCACCTCGCCCATAGTCTGGACCTTGATGTCGCATCAGATTGCCGGGTAGTATTCAATGAAATCACGAAGGATGCCATCAAGGAATCATTCAAGCACCCGAGAGCCATCAATATGGACCTGGTCGATGCACAGCAAGCAAGGAGAATCCTCGACCGACTCGTCGGGTACAATATCAGCCCGCTCCTATGGAAAAAAGTGAAGAAGGGGCTGAGTGCAGGACGGGTACAGTCGGTTGCGGTCCGATTGATCATCGACAGGGAAAATGAGATCAAAGAGTTTACTCCTGAAGAATACTGGTCCATCGATGCTCAGTTCAAAAAAGGGAAAGACATCTTCTCGGCAGCATTCTACGGAATCGATGGTAAGAAAGTGGAACTGAAGAATGAAGATGAAGTGAAAGACGTCCTTTCACAGATGAAAGGGAAGTCGTTCTCTGTTGATAAGGTGACAAAGAAGGAACGAAAGCGTAATCCCGCTCCTCCGTTCACTACTTCTTCCCTCCAACAGGAAGCAGCTCGTAAACTCAACTTCAGGGCAAAGAAAACCATGATGCTCGCACAGCAACTCTATGAAGGAATCGAGATGGGCGGCAAAGAAGGAACCGTCGGTTTCATCACCTATATGAGAACCGATTCGACCAGGATCTCCGAAGTCGCTCAAAAAGAGGCCGGTGAGTACATCACGGGGAAATACGGGGAAGAGTTCCTCAAAACCAGCCCTCGTAAGGATAAAAAGCAGCAGAAAGCCCAAGATGCCCATGAAGCAATCCGTCCGACCAGCACCCTGAGGGACCCTTCATCGGTGAAGGAATTCCTCTCACGGGATCAGCATCGCCTTTACAAGCTGATCTGGGAGCGGTTCATATCAAGCGAGATGGCACCTGCCGTCATGGATACAATGAGTGTAGACCTCGTCAATGGTGGAGTATTCTTCAGGGCGACGGGTTCCAAGGTGAAGTTCCCAGGATTCATGAAGGTTTACGTAGAAGGATCGGATGACCAGAAGGAAGAGAAAGATAATATCCTTCCCGCTCTTAAAGAAGGAGATAAAGTGACTTCGGAAGCCATCGACCCGAATCAGCATTTCACCCAGCCACCTCCAAGATACACAGAGGCAAGGCTCGTCAAGACCCTTGAAGAGTTGGGGATCGGTCGTCCTTCCACATATGCCCCGACCTTGGACACCATTCAGAGAAGGGGATATGTTTCCCTTGATAACAAGCGATTCATCCCTACCGAACTTGGTGAGATCGTCCTTGAACTCGTGCGGGAATTCTTCCCGGATATCATCGATGTTGAATTTACCGCCAATATGGAGAAAAGCCTGGATAATATAGAAGAAGGCAATGAAAAATGGGAAAAAATCATTGAGCACTTCTATAAAGATTTCGAGAAGCATCTTGAAATCGCCGAGAATGAAATGGAAAAAGTCGAAATCCGGGATGAACCGGCCGGGGAAGACTGCGAAGAGTGCGGTCACCCGATGGTATTCAAAATGGGACGCTACGGGAAGTTCATGGCGTGCAGCAATTTCCCTGACTGTCGGAACACAAAGCCGATCGTCAAGGAAATCGGCGTGAAATGTCCAAAGTGTGAAAAAGGGAATATCATCGAGAGGAAGAGCAAGAAGAAGCGAATCTTCTACGGATGTGACCAATATCCTGAGTGTGACTTCCTTTCCTGGGATAAGCCGATTGAGCGGAAATGTCCGAAATGTTCCGAAATGCTCGTGGAGAAGAAGCTTAAAAAAGGAAATCAGATCCAATGTGTCAACTGTGATTACAAGGAAGAAGAACAAAAGTGA
- the xerC gene encoding tyrosine recombinase XerC, protein MNEEHSLQSFIDYLKIEKHYSSYTFEHYRHDIEEFYVFMKEQGIGSLKDVEYSDARLFLTKLHDQGLKRASVARKVSSIRSFYRFLNREARILENPFSYVNLPKREQRLPKFFYEEEIQALLDACGDSTPLEIRNRALFELLYATGMRVSECSGLTLDDLDFSLSILLVQGKGGKERYVPFGSFAHDALEEYINRSRTTLTKHASEKHLFLNHRGGPLTQRGIRLILTKLIDKASLTRKIHPHMLRHTFATHLLNNGADLRAVQDLLGHASLSSTQVYTHVSKDQLRKSYLAHHPRA, encoded by the coding sequence ATGAATGAAGAACATTCACTACAATCCTTTATCGATTATCTGAAAATAGAGAAGCATTATTCTTCTTATACATTTGAACATTATCGTCATGATATTGAAGAGTTTTACGTATTTATGAAAGAGCAGGGTATAGGTTCTTTGAAAGATGTCGAGTATTCTGATGCAAGGCTGTTTTTGACCAAACTCCATGATCAAGGTTTGAAGAGAGCTTCTGTCGCGAGGAAAGTATCGAGCATAAGAAGCTTTTATCGTTTCTTGAACAGGGAGGCCCGTATCCTGGAAAATCCATTTTCTTATGTGAACCTTCCAAAGCGGGAGCAAAGGCTGCCGAAGTTTTTTTATGAAGAAGAAATACAAGCACTCCTTGATGCCTGTGGGGATTCCACTCCGCTCGAAATCAGGAACAGGGCATTATTCGAGCTTCTGTACGCAACGGGCATGAGGGTAAGTGAATGCTCGGGTCTTACGCTGGATGATCTGGATTTCTCCTTGTCGATCCTCTTGGTCCAAGGGAAAGGGGGAAAGGAGAGGTATGTGCCGTTCGGTAGTTTTGCCCATGACGCACTGGAGGAATACATAAACCGTTCGAGGACGACTTTGACCAAACATGCGTCAGAGAAACATCTCTTCCTGAATCATCGGGGCGGTCCCCTGACTCAAAGGGGGATCAGACTGATCCTGACCAAGCTGATCGACAAAGCCTCCCTGACAAGGAAGATTCACCCTCATATGCTCAGGCACACATTCGCCACGCATTTATTGAACAACGGTGCGGATCTGAGGGCTGTGCAGGATCTCCTTGGGCATGCCTCTCTTTCTTCCACCCAGGTGTATACGCATGTATCGAAGGACCAATTGAGGAAGTCATACCTCGCGCATCATCCACGTGCATAA
- the hslV gene encoding ATP-dependent protease subunit HslV: MEQFHATTIFAVQHNGQCAMSGDGQVTFGNAVVMKHTARKVRKLFNGKVLAGFAGSVADAFTLSEMFEGKLQEFNGNLPRAAVELAKQWRSDKILRKLEAMLIVMDQEHLLLISGTGEVIEPDDGILAIGSGGNYALSAGRALKQYAGEHLTAKEIARSSLNIASEICVYTNSQIIVEEL; encoded by the coding sequence ATGGAACAATTTCATGCAACAACGATATTCGCCGTTCAACATAACGGTCAATGTGCCATGAGCGGTGACGGTCAGGTGACATTCGGTAATGCAGTCGTCATGAAACATACGGCCAGGAAAGTAAGGAAGCTTTTCAATGGTAAGGTTCTTGCTGGATTCGCCGGATCGGTTGCCGATGCATTCACCCTTTCTGAAATGTTCGAAGGAAAGCTTCAGGAGTTTAACGGAAATCTCCCCAGGGCTGCCGTTGAACTTGCAAAGCAATGGAGGAGCGACAAAATCCTGAGAAAGCTAGAGGCCATGCTTATCGTGATGGATCAGGAACACCTATTGTTGATATCAGGAACTGGGGAAGTCATTGAACCGGATGACGGGATCCTTGCCATCGGATCAGGGGGCAATTACGCCCTTTCCGCTGGACGCGCACTGAAGCAGTATGCCGGTGAGCACCTGACGGCAAAGGAAATTGCCCGGTCATCTCTGAATATTGCATCTGAAATTTGCGTTTATACGAATAGTCAAATCATCGTTGAAGAGCTTTGA
- the hslU gene encoding HslU--HslV peptidase ATPase subunit, whose protein sequence is MKNSEHLTPRQIVERLDQFIIGQKDAKRAVAVALRNRYRRSLLSDELKDEVIPKNILMMGPTGVGKTEIARRIAKLVRAPFIKVEATKFTEVGYVGRDVESMVRDLVETSVRLVKEEKMAGVQEAARKNADQRLVELVVPSKKKSSSYKNPFEMIFGGNQAQPSDDDQEKQEEMSLQEKRKVIEEKLRNGELEEEYVTIEVEEQQASMFDMLQGSGMEQMGMNMQDALSNLVPKKKKKRKLKVKEARAVLTSEEAQKLIDMDEVTQDAVLRAEQSGIIFIDEIDKIASKGSGQSSADVSREGVQRDILPIVEGSTIVTKYGSVKTDHVLFIAAGAFHMSKPSDLIPELQGRFPIRVELQKLSTDDFVKILVEPDNAIIKQYIALLETEGIQIEFSDDAIRRLAEIAYDVNQETDNIGARRLHTIMEKLLEDLSFEAPDISMGTVSITPGYVDEKLKAIAKDKDLSQFIL, encoded by the coding sequence ATGAAGAATTCGGAACATTTAACGCCGAGGCAAATCGTTGAGCGTCTCGACCAATTCATCATCGGTCAGAAAGATGCCAAGAGGGCTGTAGCAGTCGCTCTTCGCAACAGATACCGGAGAAGTCTTCTCTCAGATGAACTGAAGGACGAAGTGATCCCGAAGAATATCCTGATGATGGGCCCTACCGGAGTCGGGAAAACCGAGATTGCCAGAAGGATCGCCAAGCTGGTTCGTGCACCTTTTATTAAGGTGGAAGCAACAAAATTCACTGAAGTTGGGTATGTAGGACGAGATGTTGAATCAATGGTCAGGGACCTGGTGGAAACGTCGGTGCGTCTCGTGAAGGAAGAGAAGATGGCAGGCGTGCAGGAGGCAGCGAGGAAAAACGCTGATCAACGCCTCGTCGAGCTGGTCGTTCCTTCAAAGAAAAAATCTTCATCCTATAAAAATCCCTTCGAAATGATCTTTGGAGGGAACCAAGCCCAGCCGTCTGATGATGATCAGGAAAAGCAGGAAGAGATGTCCCTCCAGGAAAAACGGAAGGTCATTGAGGAAAAGCTTCGCAACGGTGAACTCGAAGAAGAGTATGTCACCATTGAGGTGGAAGAACAACAGGCATCCATGTTCGATATGCTGCAAGGTTCCGGAATGGAACAGATGGGGATGAACATGCAGGATGCCTTGAGCAATCTTGTTCCTAAAAAGAAGAAAAAGAGGAAGCTCAAGGTGAAGGAAGCACGTGCCGTATTGACGAGTGAAGAGGCCCAGAAACTGATCGATATGGATGAGGTGACGCAGGATGCCGTCCTAAGGGCAGAGCAGTCGGGTATCATCTTCATCGATGAGATCGATAAGATCGCGAGCAAGGGTTCCGGTCAGTCTTCAGCAGATGTATCGAGAGAAGGCGTACAACGTGATATCCTGCCGATCGTCGAGGGCTCCACGATCGTTACCAAGTATGGCTCCGTGAAAACGGACCATGTCCTATTCATCGCAGCGGGTGCTTTCCATATGAGTAAGCCGTCTGATCTCATCCCCGAACTTCAGGGACGTTTCCCGATCAGGGTGGAACTTCAAAAGCTGTCCACGGATGACTTCGTGAAGATCCTGGTTGAACCTGATAATGCAATCATCAAGCAATATATTGCGTTGCTGGAAACAGAAGGTATACAAATCGAATTTTCTGACGATGCTATTCGTAGACTCGCCGAAATCGCCTATGACGTGAATCAGGAAACAGACAATATCGGTGCAAGGAGGCTTCATACCATCATGGAGAAACTTCTCGAAGATCTGTCGTTCGAAGCCCCTGATATTTCGATGGGAACCGTTTCGATCACTCCGGGCTACGTCGACGAAAAACTGAAAGCCATCGCAAAGGATAAAGACCTCAGCCAATTTATACTATAA
- the codY gene encoding GTP-sensing pleiotropic transcriptional regulator CodY, whose translation MNLLAKTRTINAMLQNAAGKPVNFKEMSETLSQVIEANVFVVSRRGKLLGYAINQQIENERMKQMLADRQFPEEYTQNLFNVQETSPNLDVNSEYTAFPVENKELFNSGLTTIVPIIGGGERLGTLILARLEASFEDDDLILGEYGATVVGMEILREKADEIEVEARSKAVVQMAISSLSYSELEAIEHIFEELDGNEGLLVASKIADRVGITRSVIVNALRKLESAGVIESRSLGMKGTYIKVLNNKFLVELDKLRTN comes from the coding sequence ATGAATTTACTAGCGAAAACAAGAACCATTAATGCCATGCTGCAAAATGCAGCGGGTAAACCAGTTAACTTTAAAGAAATGTCCGAAACATTGAGCCAGGTCATCGAAGCGAATGTCTTCGTTGTAAGCAGAAGAGGGAAACTTCTTGGCTATGCAATCAACCAACAAATCGAAAATGAACGCATGAAGCAGATGCTTGCAGACAGACAATTCCCTGAAGAGTATACTCAAAACCTCTTCAATGTCCAGGAAACATCTCCAAACTTAGATGTGAACAGTGAATATACTGCGTTCCCAGTAGAGAACAAAGAATTGTTCAATAGCGGTCTTACAACGATCGTCCCGATCATCGGTGGAGGAGAGCGTCTTGGGACACTGATCCTAGCCCGCTTGGAGGCTTCATTCGAAGACGATGACCTCATTCTCGGAGAATATGGTGCAACGGTCGTAGGGATGGAAATCCTTCGTGAGAAAGCAGATGAGATCGAAGTAGAAGCCCGAAGCAAAGCGGTTGTTCAAATGGCCATCAGCTCCCTCTCCTATAGTGAGTTGGAAGCAATCGAGCACATTTTCGAAGAACTTGATGGCAACGAAGGATTGCTTGTAGCATCCAAAATTGCCGATCGTGTAGGGATTACCCGCTCAGTCATTGTCAATGCACTCCGTAAGCTTGAAAGTGCCGGTGTGATCGAGTCACGTTCCCTTGGTATGAAGGGAACGTACATCAAAGTGCTGAACAACAAATTCCTCGTGGAATTGGATAAGCTTCGTACCAATTAA
- the flgB gene encoding flagellar basal body rod protein FlgB, translating into MNIFSNTFSVLERGLDYASLNQRTISQNIANVDTPNYKAKKAEFSQVLQDSMNALEATRTDSRHFAFQSQPSSSRISIKQPNEYNHNGNGVDLDREMSDLASNQIYYNAVTDRLSGKFNSLQSVIKGGK; encoded by the coding sequence GTGAACATTTTTTCCAATACATTTTCAGTTCTTGAACGGGGCCTTGACTATGCTTCGCTTAATCAGCGGACCATATCGCAAAACATCGCCAACGTGGATACCCCGAATTATAAAGCGAAAAAAGCAGAGTTCAGTCAAGTGCTTCAGGATTCAATGAATGCCTTAGAAGCAACAAGGACGGACTCCAGGCACTTCGCCTTCCAATCACAGCCCTCTAGCAGTCGAATTTCAATCAAACAACCCAATGAATACAATCATAACGGGAACGGGGTCGACTTGGATCGGGAAATGTCAGACCTTGCTTCCAATCAAATCTATTATAATGCCGTGACAGATAGACTGAGCGGTAAATTCAACAGCCTCCAGTCAGTAATTAAAGGAGGGAAATGA
- the flgC gene encoding flagellar basal body rod protein FlgC — protein sequence MTIFAGMNTTASALTAQRLRMDTISSNMANVDTTRGKMVDGVWQPYTRKSVVMESKGGGFTSFLNQAMGKTDSPGSGVQVSRIEEDTQTPYKMQYDPENPDADAEGYVRLPNVDPLREMVDLISATRSYEANVTVFNANKSMLSKALEIGK from the coding sequence ATGACCATTTTTGCAGGGATGAACACCACGGCCTCTGCCCTTACTGCCCAGAGGCTCAGGATGGATACGATTTCGTCCAATATGGCCAATGTTGATACTACCAGAGGAAAGATGGTAGATGGAGTGTGGCAACCCTATACGCGCAAGAGCGTCGTGATGGAAAGTAAAGGTGGAGGGTTCACGTCATTCTTGAACCAGGCGATGGGCAAGACGGATTCTCCTGGAAGCGGTGTTCAGGTCTCGAGAATTGAAGAAGACACGCAAACGCCCTATAAGATGCAGTATGACCCGGAAAATCCGGACGCCGATGCTGAAGGGTATGTAAGGCTGCCGAATGTCGACCCTTTGCGTGAAATGGTCGATCTCATCTCGGCTACTCGCTCTTATGAAGCGAATGTAACGGTGTTCAATGCCAATAAATCCATGCTGTCAAAGGCACTTGAAATAGGTAAATAA
- the fliE gene encoding flagellar hook-basal body complex protein FliE produces the protein MIPSVKINETKTGEAGFGKLLKDTIDEVNKSQLQSDEMTKKLVMGENVDLHSVMIASQKASITMQTTMEVRNKVIEAYQEIMRMPM, from the coding sequence ATGATACCGTCAGTCAAGATAAATGAAACGAAAACCGGAGAAGCGGGGTTCGGCAAGTTACTGAAGGATACGATCGATGAAGTGAACAAGAGCCAGCTTCAATCCGATGAAATGACCAAAAAATTGGTGATGGGGGAAAATGTGGACCTGCATTCCGTCATGATTGCATCCCAAAAAGCCAGCATCACCATGCAGACTACCATGGAAGTGAGAAACAAAGTGATTGAAGCCTATCAGGAAATCATGAGAATGCCAATGTAA